Proteins encoded together in one Neobacillus sp. FSL H8-0543 window:
- a CDS encoding YslB family protein, with the protein MKDTTTVTEHALQTDESRSISIFGYELIREFVLPEILGKDTPEILYWTGKRLARKYPLHTYEEVVDFFAKASWGQLEIKNERKDEIEFELISPLIVSRVKSKAEHFFQLEAGFLAQQIEHQKQAITETFEHPVKKANKVQFTVKWDKKDELR; encoded by the coding sequence GTGAAAGATACAACCACCGTTACTGAACACGCCTTGCAGACTGACGAATCAAGAAGTATTTCGATCTTTGGATATGAATTAATAAGGGAATTTGTTCTCCCTGAGATTCTAGGCAAAGACACCCCGGAAATCCTTTATTGGACTGGAAAACGATTAGCTCGGAAATATCCGCTGCATACCTATGAAGAGGTAGTAGACTTTTTTGCTAAAGCATCGTGGGGTCAGCTAGAAATTAAAAATGAACGCAAAGATGAAATCGAATTTGAGTTAATAAGCCCGCTAATCGTCTCACGAGTTAAATCAAAAGCAGAACACTTCTTCCAACTCGAGGCAGGCTTTCTCGCCCAACAAATCGAACATCAAAAACAAGCAATCACCGAAACCTTCGAGCACCCAGTAAAAAAAGCAAACAAAGTACAATTCACCGTCAAATGGGACAAAAAAGACGAACTGCGGTGA
- a CDS encoding aspartate kinase, which translates to MGLIVQKFGGTSVGSAEKIMRVAGRVKAETDKGNQVVVVVSAMGKSTDQLVGLAKEISSQPNKREMDMLLSTGEQVTIALLSLALNEKDVPAVSYTGWQAGIVTEPVHGNARITNINTEAVQGQLSAGKVVIVAGFQGLTVDGEITTLGRGGSDTTAVALAAALKADKCEIYTDVTGVFTTDPRYVKSARKLLSVSYDEMLELANLGAGVLHPRAVEFAKNYQVKLEVRSSMEKIEGTVIEEEASMEQNLVVRGVAFEDEITKVSVLGLANSLTSLSTIFTTLAKNHLNVDIIVQSTTDTKTANLAFSIKTEDLLQTLGVLEDNKEQLNYEQLDAENKLAKVSIVGSGMISNPGVAAQMFEVLAANNIQVKMVSTSEIKVSAVVEEKDMLKAVEALHKAFGLSVAS; encoded by the coding sequence ATGGGTTTAATTGTTCAAAAGTTTGGTGGTACTTCCGTTGGGAGTGCAGAAAAAATAATGAGGGTTGCAGGGAGAGTCAAAGCGGAAACAGATAAAGGCAATCAAGTGGTGGTCGTCGTTTCAGCGATGGGAAAGTCAACGGATCAGTTGGTCGGTTTAGCAAAAGAAATCTCATCACAGCCAAATAAACGGGAAATGGATATGCTATTATCGACAGGAGAACAGGTTACAATCGCTCTATTGTCGCTGGCGTTAAATGAAAAAGATGTACCAGCCGTTTCCTATACAGGCTGGCAAGCAGGGATTGTTACAGAGCCTGTCCACGGGAATGCTCGAATAACTAATATTAATACGGAAGCGGTCCAAGGTCAGCTTTCGGCGGGAAAAGTAGTTATCGTCGCTGGCTTCCAAGGATTAACGGTAGATGGAGAAATTACAACCCTTGGCCGCGGAGGATCAGATACAACAGCGGTAGCTTTGGCTGCAGCATTAAAGGCAGATAAATGCGAGATTTATACAGATGTTACTGGAGTTTTCACTACAGACCCGAGATATGTTAAAAGCGCCCGTAAGTTATTATCTGTTTCCTACGATGAAATGCTCGAGCTTGCCAACCTGGGGGCAGGAGTGTTGCATCCAAGAGCAGTGGAATTTGCAAAAAACTATCAAGTTAAACTTGAGGTCCGCTCAAGTATGGAGAAAATAGAAGGTACAGTGATTGAGGAGGAAGCATCAATGGAACAAAATCTTGTGGTCCGCGGAGTAGCATTTGAAGATGAAATTACAAAGGTAAGCGTGTTAGGACTAGCAAATTCTCTAACAAGCCTGTCAACCATTTTTACAACGCTCGCTAAGAATCATTTAAATGTGGACATCATTGTTCAAAGCACAACAGATACAAAAACAGCAAACTTAGCTTTCTCTATTAAAACAGAAGATTTACTGCAAACATTAGGTGTCCTTGAAGATAACAAAGAACAGCTAAATTACGAACAGCTAGACGCTGAAAACAAATTAGCGAAGGTATCGATCGTAGGATCTGGAATGATATCTAATCCAGGGGTAGCTGCGCAAATGTTCGAAGTGCTTGCAGCTAATAATATCCAAGTGAAAATGGTCAGCACATCCGAAATCAAAGTATCAGCCGTCGTAGAAGAAAAAGACATGCTAAAAGCAGTAGAAGCACTGCACAAAGCCTTCGGACTATCCGTAGCCAGTTAA
- the uvrC gene encoding excinuclease ABC subunit UvrC, with protein MNETIKQKLTLLPAQPGCYLMKDRQGSIIYVGKAKILKNRVRSYFTGSHDGKTLRLVNEIEDFEYIVTSSNIEALLLELNLIKKYDPKFNIMLKDDKTYPFLKITAERHPQLIITRKVKKDKGKYFGPYPNVLAAKEIKKLLDRMFPLRRCNSTVPGRPCLYYQLGLCIGACAREVSEEEYKKVADEITRFLHGGHKEIKSELTEKMNHAAEQLEFEKAKEYRDQIIHMETIMEKQKITMNDFTDRDVFGYSVDKGWMCVQVFFVRQGKLIERDVSLFPVYNEPEEDILTFLGRFYEKTNHIKPKEILIQEEIDLGLAEQLLQVKVLKPQRGQKKDLVNMAIKNAKIALKEKFSMIEKDEERSIKAVENLGELLGIYTPHRIETFDNSNIQGTDPVSAMVVFTDGKVNKREYRKYKIKSVIGPDDYESMREVTRRRYSRALKEDLPLPDLIIIDGGKGHVETVRDVLENELGLDIPLAGLVKDEKHRTSQLLYGNPLEIIPLPRNSQEFYLLQRIQDEVHRFAITFHRQTRGKTAFHSLLDDIPGIGEKRKKQLLKEFGSVKKMKEATIEEFRAIGIPANVAEDLMKKLQS; from the coding sequence ATGAATGAAACCATCAAACAAAAATTAACCTTGCTACCGGCACAGCCTGGCTGTTACTTAATGAAAGACCGTCAAGGATCAATTATTTATGTAGGAAAAGCAAAAATTTTAAAAAATCGTGTCCGATCATATTTTACAGGTTCACATGATGGGAAAACCCTCAGACTTGTAAATGAGATTGAAGACTTTGAATATATTGTGACCTCATCGAATATTGAAGCCTTACTTCTTGAATTAAATTTAATTAAGAAATACGATCCAAAATTCAATATCATGCTAAAGGATGATAAAACCTATCCGTTTCTTAAAATCACTGCGGAAAGGCATCCGCAGCTAATTATTACGAGGAAGGTAAAAAAAGATAAAGGGAAATATTTTGGACCTTATCCAAATGTTCTCGCTGCAAAAGAGATAAAAAAGCTGCTCGATCGAATGTTTCCGCTAAGAAGATGTAATAGTACTGTCCCAGGTCGTCCTTGTTTGTATTATCAGTTAGGGCTATGTATTGGCGCATGTGCCAGAGAAGTCAGCGAAGAAGAATATAAAAAAGTAGCGGACGAAATCACCCGTTTTTTACATGGCGGTCATAAGGAAATAAAAAGTGAACTGACAGAAAAAATGAACCATGCTGCTGAACAGTTAGAATTTGAAAAAGCAAAAGAATACCGCGATCAAATAATCCATATGGAAACGATTATGGAAAAGCAAAAAATTACTATGAATGATTTTACTGACCGTGACGTATTTGGCTATTCAGTTGATAAGGGCTGGATGTGTGTTCAAGTCTTTTTTGTCCGCCAAGGGAAATTAATTGAACGGGATGTTTCGTTGTTTCCTGTCTATAATGAACCGGAAGAAGATATCCTTACCTTCCTGGGGAGATTTTATGAGAAAACAAATCATATTAAGCCAAAGGAAATTCTTATTCAGGAAGAAATTGATCTTGGCCTAGCAGAGCAGCTCCTACAGGTTAAAGTGTTAAAACCACAGCGCGGTCAAAAAAAGGACCTTGTAAATATGGCGATAAAAAATGCAAAAATCGCCTTGAAGGAAAAGTTCTCGATGATTGAAAAGGATGAGGAACGAAGCATTAAAGCAGTGGAAAATTTAGGTGAGTTACTGGGGATTTATACACCACACCGCATCGAAACCTTTGATAATTCAAATATTCAAGGGACAGATCCCGTTTCAGCAATGGTTGTATTTACAGATGGAAAGGTCAATAAGCGAGAATATCGAAAATATAAGATTAAGTCGGTTATCGGTCCTGATGATTATGAATCAATGCGAGAAGTAACAAGGAGAAGGTATTCCAGGGCCTTAAAAGAAGACCTGCCACTTCCAGATCTAATTATCATTGACGGCGGAAAAGGTCATGTGGAAACGGTAAGAGACGTTTTGGAAAATGAACTGGGTTTAGATATCCCGCTTGCGGGGCTAGTGAAAGATGAAAAACACCGAACCTCACAGCTGTTATATGGAAATCCATTAGAAATTATCCCGCTTCCTAGAAACAGTCAGGAGTTTTATTTATTGCAGAGGATTCAGGACGAGGTCCATCGCTTTGCGATTACCTTTCACCGGCAAACGCGCGGAAAAACTGCCTTTCATTCTTTGCTTGATGACATCCCCGGAATTGGTGAGAAAAGGAAAAAGCAATTATTAAAAGAATTTGGTTCTGTGAAGAAAATGAAAGAAGCAACCATCGAAGAATTTAGGGCTATCGGAATACCAGCAAATGTGGCTGAAGATTTAATGAAAAAACTTCAATCTTAG
- the trxA gene encoding thioredoxin: MTISHVTDSNFAAETGAGVVLADFWAPWCGPCKMIAPVLEELDSEMGDKVKIVKLDVDDNQETAAKFGVMSIPTLLVFKNGEVVDKVVGFQPKDALASVLEKHV; this comes from the coding sequence ATGACTATTTCTCACGTAACAGATTCAAATTTCGCTGCTGAAACAGGAGCTGGCGTTGTACTTGCAGATTTCTGGGCTCCATGGTGTGGACCTTGTAAAATGATTGCACCCGTTCTGGAAGAACTTGATTCAGAAATGGGCGACAAAGTAAAAATCGTTAAATTAGATGTAGATGATAACCAAGAAACTGCTGCTAAATTTGGCGTTATGAGTATCCCTACATTATTAGTTTTCAAAAATGGCGAAGTTGTTGACAAAGTAGTCGGCTTCCAGCCAAAAGATGCATTAGCAAGCGTGTTAGAAAAGCACGTTTAA
- a CDS encoding electron transfer flavoprotein subunit alpha/FixB family protein — MSRKVVVLGETRDGSLRNVSFEAIGAAKAVAEGGEVVGVLIGEAVNALGAELIKYGADRVVVVEDAKLNQYTSDGYAQALLAVLVQESPEGLVLGHTALGKDLAPRIAGKLSSGLISDATAVEVAGGNVVFTRPIYSGKAFEKKIVTDGLIFATVRPNNIAPLEKDESRTGEVSSLAVEIKDLRAIIKEVVRKASEGVDLSEAKVVISGGRGVKSANGFEPLKELAQVLGGAIGASRGACDADYCDYSLQIGQTGKVVTPDLYIACGISGAIQHLAGMSNSKVIVAINKDPEANIFKVADYGIVGDLFEVVPLLTEEFKKLKVHS, encoded by the coding sequence ATGTCTAGAAAAGTAGTAGTATTAGGGGAAACTCGAGATGGATCTTTACGTAATGTATCTTTCGAAGCAATAGGAGCTGCTAAAGCAGTTGCTGAAGGCGGAGAAGTTGTTGGTGTATTAATTGGCGAAGCTGTAAACGCTTTAGGAGCAGAATTAATAAAATACGGTGCAGACCGTGTAGTTGTGGTGGAAGACGCAAAGTTAAACCAATATACATCAGATGGTTATGCTCAAGCATTACTTGCAGTGCTTGTCCAAGAAAGTCCAGAAGGCTTAGTTTTAGGCCATACAGCGCTTGGTAAGGACCTTGCACCAAGAATTGCAGGCAAGCTTTCCTCAGGTCTAATTTCTGACGCTACTGCTGTTGAAGTAGCTGGAGGGAATGTAGTATTTACAAGACCAATCTATTCAGGTAAAGCGTTTGAAAAGAAAATTGTTACTGACGGGTTAATTTTTGCAACAGTAAGACCTAATAATATTGCACCATTAGAAAAGGACGAAAGCAGAACAGGTGAAGTTAGTTCCCTAGCTGTTGAAATTAAAGACCTTCGTGCCATCATTAAAGAAGTGGTTAGAAAAGCAAGTGAAGGTGTAGATTTAAGCGAGGCGAAGGTAGTTATTTCAGGCGGACGCGGTGTGAAAAGTGCAAACGGCTTCGAACCGCTTAAAGAATTAGCACAAGTATTGGGTGGTGCAATTGGCGCTAGCCGTGGTGCCTGTGATGCGGACTATTGTGATTACTCCTTACAAATTGGTCAAACGGGTAAGGTTGTTACTCCAGACCTTTACATTGCCTGCGGAATTTCAGGAGCAATTCAGCATCTAGCGGGTATGTCTAATTCCAAGGTCATTGTAGCAATCAACAAAGACCCAGAAGCAAACATCTTTAAGGTGGCTGATTACGGAATTGTTGGTGACTTGTTTGAAGTAGTACCATTATTAACTGAAGAGTTTAAAAAACTTAAAGTACATTCATAA
- a CDS encoding electron transfer flavoprotein subunit beta/FixA family protein has protein sequence MNIYVLLKRTFDTEEKISISGGKINEDGAEFIINPYDEYAVEEAIQVRDANGGEVTVISVGNEETEKQLRTALAMGADKAVLINIEDDIENSDQFTTAKLLAEYLKDKDADLILGGNVAIDGGSGQVGPRVAELLDIPYVTTITKLEIDGTTVTVTRDVEGDSEVIETSLPLLVTAQQGLNEPRYPSLPGIMKAKKKPLDELELDDLDLEEDDVEAKTKTLEIYLPPAKEAGKVLSGEINDQVKELVQLLHTEAKVV, from the coding sequence ATGAACATTTATGTATTACTAAAAAGAACGTTTGATACTGAGGAGAAGATCTCCATTTCCGGTGGAAAAATCAATGAAGATGGTGCTGAATTCATCATTAATCCATATGATGAATATGCGGTGGAAGAAGCCATTCAAGTCCGTGATGCTAACGGTGGAGAAGTAACGGTTATTTCCGTAGGCAACGAAGAAACAGAAAAACAATTGCGGACTGCACTTGCAATGGGAGCAGATAAAGCTGTTTTAATAAACATAGAAGATGATATTGAAAATAGTGACCAATTTACAACAGCAAAATTGCTTGCTGAATACTTAAAGGATAAAGATGCCGATTTGATTTTGGGCGGTAATGTTGCCATTGACGGCGGTTCAGGCCAGGTAGGACCTCGTGTGGCTGAATTGCTTGACATTCCTTATGTTACGACGATTACAAAGCTTGAAATTGACGGAACAACTGTAACGGTCACCCGTGATGTTGAAGGAGATTCTGAAGTGATTGAAACAAGCCTTCCATTGTTGGTTACAGCACAACAAGGCTTGAACGAGCCTCGTTATCCGTCACTACCAGGAATTATGAAAGCGAAGAAGAAACCGCTTGATGAACTTGAATTAGATGATTTAGATCTTGAAGAGGACGATGTTGAAGCAAAAACTAAAACACTTGAAATTTATCTGCCTCCTGCGAAAGAAGCAGGAAAAGTGTTATCAGGAGAGATTAACGACCAGGTGAAAGAACTTGTTCAACTTCTTCATACGGAAGCAAAAGTAGTCTAA
- a CDS encoding enoyl-CoA hydratase, which translates to MEYLKLSNQDNIATITIERPPANALSKGLLKELSFVLDEIEANREVRVVVIHGEGRFFSAGADIKEFTAVDSSEEFSDLGKFGQDLFDRMEKFPKPIIAAIHGAALGGGLELAMACHIRLVSETAKLGLPELQLGIIPGFAGTQRLPKYVGVSMAAEMMFTSEPITGLEAVQYGLANHAYPETEVLENAYKLARKITKKSPGALGAAIELLNYAKTEEFYEGTKREAELFGEVFASKDGKEGIQAFIEKRQPQFTGE; encoded by the coding sequence TTGGAATATTTAAAATTGTCTAATCAAGATAATATTGCTACAATTACTATTGAGCGGCCACCCGCAAATGCCCTTTCAAAAGGATTATTGAAAGAGCTTTCATTCGTACTTGATGAAATTGAAGCGAATCGTGAAGTGAGAGTGGTTGTTATTCACGGTGAAGGAAGATTTTTCTCGGCAGGAGCAGACATAAAAGAATTTACTGCTGTTGATTCTTCTGAGGAATTTTCTGATCTTGGCAAATTTGGACAAGATTTGTTTGACCGAATGGAAAAATTCCCTAAGCCAATTATAGCTGCCATCCATGGCGCGGCTCTAGGCGGCGGCTTGGAATTAGCAATGGCATGTCACATTCGCCTTGTTAGTGAAACGGCAAAGCTTGGCCTCCCAGAGCTTCAGCTTGGAATCATTCCAGGTTTCGCAGGAACACAACGCTTGCCAAAATATGTAGGTGTTTCGATGGCAGCTGAAATGATGTTTACATCTGAACCGATTACAGGTTTAGAAGCAGTCCAATATGGCTTGGCCAACCATGCTTATCCAGAAACGGAAGTCCTGGAAAATGCGTATAAGCTGGCAAGAAAAATCACTAAGAAAAGCCCTGGTGCACTCGGTGCAGCGATTGAACTATTGAATTATGCGAAGACTGAAGAATTTTATGAAGGTACAAAAAGAGAAGCAGAATTATTTGGTGAGGTATTTGCATCAAAGGACGGCAAAGAAGGCATTCAAGCCTTTATTGAGAAACGTCAGCCGCAGTTTACAGGGGAATAA
- a CDS encoding TetR/AcrR family transcriptional regulator yields the protein MKKNKPKYMQIIDAAVIAIAEVGYHQAQVSKIAKQAGVADGTIYLYFKNKEDILISLFEEKMGSFIEKIDEMIAGKQTATEKLLMMVEAHFRNLSDDHHMAIVTQLELRQSNKELRMRINKVLKGYLDVIDKILIEGKETGEFSNNLDVRLARQMIFGTMDETVTTWVLNEEKYDLVALAGPVHQLMINGCGNQERE from the coding sequence ATGAAAAAAAACAAGCCGAAATATATGCAAATTATCGATGCTGCTGTTATTGCTATAGCTGAAGTTGGCTATCATCAAGCACAGGTTTCAAAAATTGCAAAGCAAGCAGGTGTCGCCGATGGCACCATTTATTTGTATTTTAAAAACAAAGAAGACATTCTCATCTCACTCTTTGAAGAAAAAATGGGAAGCTTTATTGAAAAAATAGATGAAATGATAGCAGGAAAACAGACGGCAACAGAGAAGTTATTAATGATGGTTGAAGCTCATTTTCGTAATCTTTCTGATGATCATCACATGGCGATCGTGACACAACTTGAATTACGCCAATCTAATAAAGAACTCCGTATGCGGATAAATAAAGTTCTTAAAGGTTATTTAGATGTGATAGATAAAATCTTAATTGAAGGAAAAGAAACGGGTGAGTTTTCCAACAACCTCGATGTTCGTCTTGCCCGGCAAATGATATTTGGGACGATGGATGAAACCGTAACAACCTGGGTGTTGAATGAAGAAAAATATGATTTGGTGGCACTTGCAGGTCCTGTTCATCAGCTAATGATAAATGGGTGCGGCAATCAGGAGAGAGAATAG
- a CDS encoding long-chain-fatty-acid--CoA ligase has translation MYDSKPWLQHYPEEIPASLEYSKEPVQQYLINAFRKFPEKIAIHFMGKEMSYRELYEETLSFASYLQEIGISKGDRVAIMLANTPQAVISYFGILMAGGIVVQTNPLYTERELEYQMKDSGAKAIITLDILYPRVSKVMPQTELKHIIVTAIKDYLPFPKNLVYPFIQKKQYGIVVNVKHEGSTHLLKEIVNRKLNTLVIPDMDFEEDIALLQYTGGTTGQPKGVMLTHKNLVANSSMCSSWLYKCKPGEESVLGIVPFFHVYGMTTVLILTVMQANKMIILPKFDALTTLKTIQKQRPTLFPGAPTIYIGLLNHPDLNKYDLSSIDSCISGSAPLPNEVQDEFEELTGGKLVEGYGLTESSPVTHSNFLWDRPRVRGSIGVPWPDTEARIVSMDTGELMPVGEIGEIIIKGPQVMKGYWNRPDATEETIKDGWLYTGDLGYMDEQGYFYVVDRKKDMIIAGGFNIYPREIEEVLYEHEDVLEVVAAGIPDPYRGETVKVYIVLKEGSKVTEEELNKFARQSLAAYKAPRLYEFRDELPKTAVGKILRRTLVEEEIRKIEEDSKKHA, from the coding sequence ATGTACGATTCTAAACCATGGCTCCAGCATTACCCTGAGGAAATTCCAGCCTCTTTGGAATATTCCAAAGAACCGGTACAGCAGTATTTAATTAATGCATTTAGAAAGTTCCCTGAAAAAATTGCGATACATTTTATGGGAAAGGAAATGTCATACCGAGAGCTTTATGAAGAAACACTATCGTTTGCCAGTTATCTTCAGGAAATAGGTATTTCAAAGGGTGACCGGGTTGCAATCATGCTAGCGAATACTCCACAGGCAGTCATAAGCTATTTTGGTATATTAATGGCTGGAGGCATAGTCGTACAAACAAACCCATTATATACAGAACGTGAACTTGAATATCAAATGAAGGATTCTGGAGCTAAAGCGATTATTACCCTTGATATACTCTATCCACGTGTATCAAAAGTAATGCCGCAGACAGAACTCAAACATATTATTGTAACCGCTATCAAAGATTATCTACCATTTCCAAAAAACTTAGTTTATCCATTTATCCAGAAAAAACAATATGGAATTGTCGTGAATGTAAAACATGAAGGCAGTACCCATTTGTTAAAAGAAATTGTAAATAGAAAGCTTAACACGCTTGTCATACCCGATATGGATTTTGAAGAGGATATTGCACTTCTTCAATATACAGGCGGAACGACGGGTCAGCCAAAAGGGGTTATGCTTACACATAAGAATTTGGTTGCAAATTCATCGATGTGTAGCAGTTGGCTTTATAAATGTAAGCCTGGGGAAGAATCTGTCTTAGGAATTGTACCGTTTTTCCATGTATATGGAATGACAACCGTCCTAATTTTAACGGTTATGCAGGCGAATAAGATGATCATCCTCCCTAAATTTGATGCACTGACAACTTTAAAGACCATTCAAAAACAGCGTCCAACTCTTTTTCCTGGAGCACCAACGATTTATATAGGATTATTGAACCATCCTGATTTAAATAAATATGATTTGTCGTCAATTGATTCCTGTATTAGCGGTTCTGCTCCGCTTCCTAATGAAGTTCAAGATGAATTTGAGGAGCTTACAGGCGGAAAACTCGTGGAAGGGTATGGACTAACAGAATCTTCTCCCGTCACACATTCTAATTTCTTATGGGATCGTCCGCGAGTGAGAGGAAGTATTGGAGTTCCATGGCCAGATACGGAAGCACGTATTGTCTCAATGGACACGGGTGAACTGATGCCGGTGGGTGAAATTGGTGAAATCATTATTAAAGGTCCACAAGTGATGAAAGGATATTGGAATCGTCCGGATGCCACAGAAGAAACAATAAAGGATGGATGGTTATACACGGGTGACCTTGGTTATATGGATGAACAGGGCTATTTTTATGTAGTGGACAGGAAGAAGGATATGATTATTGCCGGTGGTTTTAACATTTATCCTAGGGAAATTGAAGAAGTATTATATGAACATGAGGATGTTCTGGAGGTTGTTGCTGCAGGGATTCCAGATCCATATCGCGGTGAAACGGTGAAAGTTTATATTGTCCTCAAAGAGGGCTCAAAAGTTACCGAAGAAGAATTGAACAAGTTTGCAAGACAATCTCTTGCAGCCTATAAAGCTCCTAGATTATATGAATTTAGAGACGAATTACCAAAAACAGCAGTCGGAAAAATTCTAAGGAGGACACTTGTAGAAGAAGAAATCAGAAAAATAGAAGAAGATAGCAAAAAACATGCCTAG
- a CDS encoding DUF350 domain-containing protein, which yields MDQFWENEYIQTAAYYSVVILCMVVFLTIFELVTKYKNWEEIKKGNLAVAMATGGKIFGIANIFRFSIEHNDSLVTMVGWGVFGFFLLLIGYFIFEFLTPKFNIDDEIKNRNLAVGFISMVLSIGLSYVIGAGI from the coding sequence ATGGACCAATTTTGGGAGAACGAGTATATTCAGACGGCGGCCTATTATAGTGTAGTTATTTTATGTATGGTTGTGTTTCTGACAATTTTTGAATTGGTAACTAAATATAAAAACTGGGAAGAAATCAAAAAGGGAAATCTGGCAGTGGCGATGGCTACAGGCGGGAAAATATTCGGTATTGCTAACATTTTTCGTTTCTCAATAGAACACAACGATTCATTGGTTACGATGGTTGGCTGGGGAGTTTTTGGGTTTTTCTTATTATTGATTGGATACTTTATCTTTGAATTTTTAACTCCTAAATTTAATATCGATGACGAAATAAAGAATAGAAATCTTGCTGTCGGTTTTATTTCGATGGTCCTGTCGATCGGGTTATCCTATGTTATTGGGGCGGGAATTTAA